In Osmerus eperlanus chromosome 17, fOsmEpe2.1, whole genome shotgun sequence, a single genomic region encodes these proteins:
- the parp12b gene encoding protein mono-ADP-ribosyltransferase PARP12b isoform X1, whose amino-acid sequence MSSYARVIHYATSVLCSNKGSMVLLQLHRKVLQRFDITEDDFWYIVKKCPRFLVVRNIEQTDEWGTDCTIVAKTSLRLCRNYTKQECPNCPELHLCKYFVYGNCRYGKGRKPCKFSHDVRSEHNYPLLRECTLHELHEEELFLLLLQNDPTLLPEVCSHYNKGSGPHGACTFRGSCTKVHMCMHFVQGDCMFGHKCKRQHVIDQHGRRMLEERGLSGDIVHDLPFIYQNIYQLTTPAPQVPRERIAEIPRPVIRTGEEKTEICLHFIRRNCRFQDQCIRVHFNLPYKWEVFDGTCWRDLRRMEDIERAYCDPRNTHSLGSRPVDFLTMTRESEPVRRQSTVSTVMKPAHYILTTEWRWFYKGDHENWIEYGRPDDKQRVTSVSSRDLEEAYLADSSAEVTVMKGHRQYYLSFQDMYQRNPKHNTKRRVRRRPRFVSVTEVENKTAR is encoded by the exons ATGTCAAGCTATGCCAGAGTAATTCATTATGCGACTAGTGTATTATGTAGCAACAAAGGATCCATGGTCCTCCTACAGTTGCACCGAAAGGTGCTACAGCGTTTCGACATTACCGAGGACGACTTTTGGTACATCGTGAAGAAGTGCCCTCGATTCCTTGTGGTTAGGAACATCGAGCAGACAGACGAATGGGGGACGGACTGTACTATTGTCGCAAAAACGTCTCTGAGACTCTGCAGAAATTATACAAAACAAGAATGCCCAAATTGCCCAGAACTTCACCTGTGCAAATATTTTGTTTATGGGAACTGCAGATACGGGAAAGGCAG GAAGCCTTGTAAGTTCTCTCATGACGTGCGTTCGGAGCATAACTACCCCCTCCTGAGAGAGTGCACCCTGCACGAGCTGCATGAAGAAGAACTTTTCCTGCTACTACTGCAAAATGACCCCACCCTGTTGCCTGAG GTGTGCTCTCACTACAACAAGGGGTCTGGTCCGCATGGTGCCTGCACCTTCAGAGGCAGCTGCACTAAGGTGCACATGTGTATGCACTTTGTGCAAGGCGACTGCATGTTTGGGCACAAGTGTAAACGCCAACACGTCATCGACCAACATGGCCGCCGCATGCTGGAAGAGAGGGGCCTCAGTGGTGACATTGTCCACGACCTGCCTTTCATCTACCAGAACATCTACCAACTCACTACACCTGCACCCCAGGTCCCAAGAG AGCGTATAGCTGAGATCCCCAGACCTGTAATccgaacaggagaggagaagactgAAATCTGCCTTCACTTCATCCGTAGAAACTGTCGGTTTCAGG ACCAATGTATCCGCGTGCACTTCAACTTGCCTTATAAGTGGGAGGTGTTCGACGGTACTTGCTGGAGGGACCTGAGACGCATGGAGGACATCGAGAGAGCCTACTGTGACCCCCGCAACActcacag TCTGGGTTCTCGGCCAGTGGACTTCCTGACCATGACTAGGGAGTCGGAACCTGTGCGGCGTCAATCTACGGTTTCCACGGTGATGAAGCCGGCGCACTACATCCTTACCACGGAGTGGCGGTGGTTCTACAAGGGTGACCATGAAAACTGGATTGAGTACGGACGACCT GACGATAAGCAGCGTGTGACATCAGTCTCGTCCCGGGATCTGGAAGAGGCTTACCTGGCAGATAGCTCGGCCGAGGTCACTGTCATGAAAGGCCACCGACAATACTATCTTAGTTTCCAAG ACATGTACCAGAGGAACcccaaacacaacactaagaGGAGGGTTCGCCGCCGCCCTCGCTTCGTCTCTGTCACCGAGGTGGAGAACAAGACGGCGCGGTAG
- the si:dkeyp-27e10.3 gene encoding UPF0606 protein KIAA1549: METLKPASAGSTMYQKTSPCLRTTVLLLAASMLVSMATSSTPVAGGLGTNRTAQPPSHLPSSRRPRAGHPEEAGYQGNDGVGSADESDSGAQGIHLLLRPPDLLSPSHPPPLPPHAQPTLTPPPPWDHSPSLEESWGSGDYLETLSFMVPDGEELALATPLPSHTYDPDDGVSYDTAFPSRPTLPLSSLLPSSSVPTTPLQGGLPTRPAQPSPSWDEEDYDLEDMLPLEPTELLLPDMNSLEYYTNLLAREREEERHRELERERERHRDKGREPMPPDLDTVNQTTSKPAIRPTATTTHTHSHTHTHGHPSPSSPGSRPPPGQEPKQPSVPSVGPTPPLDLSPTLYRGPGIPTPPDRSGTKGPTQPSAPRPRDHPSTPGKHTPRPPSNTTSKAPPRPPTWPDAPGRPPGRDSGERGVITVKTPPVTRAPSTRPTTTKATTTTTVSTTTLSLTRTPAVSTPRVVQTPPGRQYLCNVTKPEMYLVRVVMPKGSTVGFGQVRDILKREFNRSVELQFLRTPSSFAFRAVAGPIIFTAMSVINALRQSSRSSSPIPAISPLYTVPDYKYQIHSVLQFVPSHVDVRVCNFSERVERGLLMAYTETRRRSHELGNVTVQLLNITMGVVKPVGEQKVPVDITFTVRDGRGYLLGSEVSDHLRKLSMVEFSFYLGFPALQIAEPFHYPELNISHHLRSTWVRTVLLGVQEQMVTERSFKARVERRLALLLEEGLGEGIRRRWKRATAVGNNSIQVVRVARLSGQQRPLEVLYFVEGPGGERLPADVTAATLNRLDLQRAAIVLGHRVQRPLAQPVETITMPPSETQSSSVWLIVGVVVPVLLAIFIIIILYWKLCGSEKLEFQPDAINTIQQRQKLQAPSVKGFDFAKLHLGQHSKDDIMVIQEPGALPAPIKEVTPSEGGDLNTPKSKGSSTKAGRPSRRRGRLSPSDGDSLGSDQSSGRESAEESTRPVATPSEAKQHRKTPKNGRNKMVPPSGSGPDELLSSSSIFDHVDRLSRGSSDGHKRQANKVQLIAMQPRPSPPQHTQSQSPSLTERVSAEVALRHKSEIEHHRNKLRQRAKRRGQCEFPSMDDILDAFGDGEEHGGPVQRLYSSAHDHMDCILQADSPSPPTPSDSRRRGRRSPRGRRSQRGNGSLPDTDRLTDRDGLLSDHTATYRKYPGLNNVAYMSDPDLPPDHGSPSPNDEVFDSAPPPPPYVPPQPSIEEARQQMHSLLDDAFALVSPSSQGSAGVTGVSPALPSPSPQNRSARQWGSSSYPAVPTHSPFSARYAELGMSPSSVQGLLHSQGLGSGGYITAGEQQLPQESVYSNRGQYDDPPSSSRPRPVGGSTGAQLHHLTQVGLSSRISAYPGVGRSVSGPTGSSWNQQHSDQDLSRPGASSRESVLSFPEFTSSSVFQMPSSSLRDPSAPPLHLAPPTPEYPPDDASPSAHSSASLIKAIREELRRLAQKQVVVTSYP, encoded by the exons ATGGAGACTCTGAAACCGGCAAGCGCGGGTTCAACGATGTACCAAAAAACCTCTCCGTGCCTGCGCACTACTGTGCTTCTTCTTGCTGCAAGCATGTTGGTTTCCATGGCGACTTCCAGCACACCTGTTGCAG GTGGGTTGGGCACCAACAGGACGGCACAGCCTCCATCACATCTACCTTCTTCTAGACGTCCACGAGCCGGCCACCCTGAAGAGGCCGGTTACCAGGGTAACGATGGTGTAGGGTCAGCAGACGAGTCGGACTCAGGTGCTCAGGGCATCCACCTCCTCTTGAGACCCCCTGACCTCCTGTCCCCcagccacccccctccccttcccccgcACGCCCAGCCCACCCTTACGCCTCCCCCGCCCTGGGACCACTCCCCCTCCTTGGAGGAGTCCTGGGGTTCTGGGGACTACTTGGAAACCCTGTCCTTCATGGTCCCCGACGGGGAGGAGCTGGCTCTGGCCACGCCCCTACCCAGCCACACCTATGACCCCGACGACGGGGTTTCTTACGACACCGCCTTTCCTTCTCGACCcaccctcccgctctcctcgctcctcccatcctcctctgtcCCCACAACCCCCCTGCAGGGCGGTCTCCCCAcccgcccagcccagcccagcccgtcCTGGGATGAAGAGGACTATGACCTGGAGGACATGTTGCCCCTGGAGCCCACAGAGCTGCTGTTGCCAGACATGAACAGTCTGGAGTACTACACCAACCTCCTGGCccgcgagagagaggaggagaggcacagagagctggaacgagagagagaaagacacagagacaaggGTAGAGAACCTATGCCTCCAGACTTGGACACTGTCAACCAGACCACCTCTAAACCTGCCATCAGGCCCACtgccactaccacacacacacactctcatacccacacacacggccatccctctccatcctcccctggcTCCCGTCCCCCTCCAGGCCAGGAGCCCAAGCAGCCCTCAGTCCCCTCAGTAGGGCCCACCCCTCCTCTggacctctctcccaccctctatcGGGGGCCAGGTATCCCCACTCCTCCTGATAGGTCTGGCACTAAAGGGCCCACCCAGCCCTCTGCCCCAAGGCCCAGAGACCATCCATCTACCCCGGGGAAACACACCCCACGccccccctccaacaccacCAGTAAGGCCCCCCCTCGGCCCCCCACTTGGCCTGATGCCCCTGGGAGACCGCCAGGCCGGGACTCCGGGGAGAGAGGAGTCATCACGGTCAAGACCCCGCCTGTAACCAGGGCTCCCAGCACCCGGCCCACGACCACCAAGGCAACAACTACCACAACCGTTTCTACCACAACTCTAAGTCTGACCAGGACCCCGGCAGTGTCCACCCCTCGAGTGGTGCAGACCCCTCCTGGAAGGCAGTACCTGTGCAATGTCACCAAGCCAGAGATGTACCTGGTCAGAGTGG TCATGCCCAAAGGCTCCACTGTAGGGTTTGGCCAGGTGAGAGACATCCTAAAGAGAGAGTTCAACCGCTCAGTGGAGCTCCAG tTCCTGAGAACTCCGTCCAGTTTTGCCTTTCGTGCCGTGGCGGGGCCAATCATCTTCACCGCCATGTCCGTCATCAACGCTCTGCGCCAATCATCTCGCAGCTCCTCCCCAATTCCGGCAATTTCTCCCCTTTACACTGTACCAGACTACAAATACCAAATCCACTCAG TGCTGCAGTTTGTTCCCAGCCAcgtggatgtgcgtgtgtgcaactTCAGTGAGCGTGTGGAGAGAGGACTCCTGATGGCCTACACAGAGACACGGAGGCGCTCACATGAGCTGGGCAACGTCACCGTGCAG CTCCTTAACATCACCATGGGAGTGGTCAAGCCAGTGGGTGAGCAGAAGGTTCCGGTGGACATCACCTTTACTGTGCGTGACGGGCGGGGCTACCTGCTGGGGTCGGAGGTCAGTGACCATTTGAGGAAGCTCAGCATGGTGGAGTTCAGCTTCTACCTGGGTTTCCCGGCGCTGCAGATTGCTGAAC catTCCACTACCCAGAGCTGAACATCTCTCACCATCTACGCTCCACCTGGGTTCGCACAG TGCTACTGGGCGTGCAGGAACAGATGGTTACCGAGAGGAGCTTCAAAGCCCGTGTGGAGAGACGGCTGGCGTTGCTGCTGGaggaagggctgggggaggggattAGACGGCGCTGGAAGAGAGCTACCGCAGTGGGCAACAACAGCATACAG GTGGTGCGCGTGGCCCGGCTGTCTGGGCAGCAGCGCCCCCTGGAGGTGCTGTACTTCgtggaggggcctgggggagagaggctgcctgCTGATGTCACAGCTGCCACCCTTAACCGCCTCGACCTCCAGAGAGCTGCCATCGTACTGGGCCACCGTGTCCAGAGACCCCTGGcccagc ctgtGGAGACCATCACCATGCCGCCCTCTGAGACCCAGAGCAGCAGTGTGTGGCTGATCGTGGGGGTGGTTGTGCCTGTGCTGCTGGCCATctttatcatcatcatcctctacTGGAAGCTTTGTGGCTCAGAGAAGCTTGAGTTCCAGCCTGACGCCATAAACACCATCCAGCAAAGACAAAAG CTACAGGCTCCCAGTGTAAAAGGCTTTGACTTTGCCAAGCTGCATCTGGGCCAGCACAGTAAAGATGACATCATGGTCATCCAGGAGCCGGGAGCCCTCCCGGCACCCATCAAAGAGGTCACGCCCTCTGAGGGTGGGGACTTGAACACGCCCAAATCCAAGGGCTCCTCCACCAAGGCGGGCCGCCCCAGTCGTCGTAGAGGGAG gcTCTCGCCGTCAGATGGAGATTCGTTAGGCAGTGACCAATCGAGTGGTAGGGAGTCGGCAGAGGAGAGTACAAGGCCTGTGGCCACACCCAGTGAGGCCAAACAGCACAGGAAGACACCCAAAAATG GGAGGAACAAAATGG tccccccctctGGCAGCGGGCCAGatgagctgctctcctcctcctccatctttgaCCACGTGGACCGTCTGTCTCGCGGTTCGTCCGACGGACACAAGCGCCAAGCCAACAAGGTCCAGCTCATCGCCATGCAGCCTCGGCCCAGCCCcccgcaacacacacagtcgcaaAGCCCCTCCCTCACAGAGCGAGTCAGCGCAGAG gtcgcCCTGAGGCACAAGTCTGAGATTGAACACCACAGGAACAAGCTGCGTCAGCGGGCTAAGAGGCGGGGCCAGTGTGAGTTCCCTTCTATGGACGACATCCTGGATGCCTTTGGGGACGGGGAGGAACATGGAGGGCCGGTGCAGCGTCTCTACAGCTCCGCCCACGACCACATGGACTGCATCCTGCAGGCCGACTCCCCTTCGCCACCCACACCCTCCGACtccaggaggag gGGGAGGCGCTCTCCTCGAGGGCGAAGGAGCCAACGGGGGAACGGCAGTCTCcctgacacagacagactgacagacagagatggtCTGCTGTCTGACCACACCGCCACCTACAGGAAATACCCAGGACTTAACAATGTGGCCTACATG TCGGATCCAGACCTCCCCCCAGACCACGGAAGCCCCTCCCCAAACGATGAGGTGTTTGACTCcgcccccccgcctcctccctacGTGCCGCCCCAGCCCTCCATCGAGGAGGCGCGGCAGCAGATGCACTCCCTATTGGACGACGCATTCGCCCtggtgtccccctcctcccagggcAGTGCCGGGGTCACAGGggtcagccctgccctgccaagcccctcccctcagaaccgCTCGGCACGACAGTGGGGCTCGTCCTCCTACCCAGCGGTCCCCACTCACAGCCCCTTCTCTGCG AGATATGCTGAGTTAGGGATGTCTCCATCGTCAGTCCAAGGCCTGCTGCACAG cCAGGGCCTAGGCTCCGGGGGGTACATTACTGCTGGAGAGCAACAACTGCCCCAGGAGTCTGTGTATTCCAACAGGGGGCAGTATGACgacccgccctcctcctccaggccacgTCCAGTAGGAGGCAGCACAG gagcTCAGCTCCACCACCTGACACAGGTGGGTCTGTCGAGCCGGATCAGTGCATATCCCGGGGTGGGCCGCAGCGTGTCTGGGCCCACGGGCTCCAGCTGGAACCAGCAACACTCAGACCAAGACCTCTCCAGACCGGGAGCCAGCagcagggagagt gtGCTGTCGTTCCCTGAGTTCACTTCTTCCTCCGTGTTCCAGATGCCCAGTTCGTCGTTGCGGGACCCCTCCGCTCCTCCACTGCACCTAGCCCCGCCCACCCCAGAGTACCCCCCTGATGACGCCTCCCCCTCAGCCCATAGCTCCGCCTCTCTCATCAAGGCCATCAGAGAGGAGCTCCGTAGACTGGCCCAGAAACAAGTGGTTGTCACCAGTTATCCCTAA
- the parp12b gene encoding protein mono-ADP-ribosyltransferase PARP12b isoform X2, with protein sequence MSSYARVIHYATSVLCSNKGSMVLLQLHRKVLQRFDITEDDFWYIVKKCPRFLVVRNIEQTDEWGTDCTIVAKTSLRLCRNYTKQECPNCPELHLCKYFVYGNCRYGKGRKPCKFSHDVRSEHNYPLLRECTLHELHEEELFLLLLQNDPTLLPEVCSHYNKGSGPHGACTFRGSCTKVHMCMHFVQGDCMFGHKCKRQHVIDQHGRRMLEERGLSGDIVHDLPFIYQNIYQLTTPAPQVPRERIAEIPRPVIRTGEEKTEICLHFIRRNYQCIRVHFNLPYKWEVFDGTCWRDLRRMEDIERAYCDPRNTHSLGSRPVDFLTMTRESEPVRRQSTVSTVMKPAHYILTTEWRWFYKGDHENWIEYGRPDDKQRVTSVSSRDLEEAYLADSSAEVTVMKGHRQYYLSFQDMYQRNPKHNTKRRVRRRPRFVSVTEVENKTAR encoded by the exons ATGTCAAGCTATGCCAGAGTAATTCATTATGCGACTAGTGTATTATGTAGCAACAAAGGATCCATGGTCCTCCTACAGTTGCACCGAAAGGTGCTACAGCGTTTCGACATTACCGAGGACGACTTTTGGTACATCGTGAAGAAGTGCCCTCGATTCCTTGTGGTTAGGAACATCGAGCAGACAGACGAATGGGGGACGGACTGTACTATTGTCGCAAAAACGTCTCTGAGACTCTGCAGAAATTATACAAAACAAGAATGCCCAAATTGCCCAGAACTTCACCTGTGCAAATATTTTGTTTATGGGAACTGCAGATACGGGAAAGGCAG GAAGCCTTGTAAGTTCTCTCATGACGTGCGTTCGGAGCATAACTACCCCCTCCTGAGAGAGTGCACCCTGCACGAGCTGCATGAAGAAGAACTTTTCCTGCTACTACTGCAAAATGACCCCACCCTGTTGCCTGAG GTGTGCTCTCACTACAACAAGGGGTCTGGTCCGCATGGTGCCTGCACCTTCAGAGGCAGCTGCACTAAGGTGCACATGTGTATGCACTTTGTGCAAGGCGACTGCATGTTTGGGCACAAGTGTAAACGCCAACACGTCATCGACCAACATGGCCGCCGCATGCTGGAAGAGAGGGGCCTCAGTGGTGACATTGTCCACGACCTGCCTTTCATCTACCAGAACATCTACCAACTCACTACACCTGCACCCCAGGTCCCAAGAG AGCGTATAGCTGAGATCCCCAGACCTGTAATccgaacaggagaggagaagactgAAATCTGCCTTCACTTCATCCGTAGAAACT ACCAATGTATCCGCGTGCACTTCAACTTGCCTTATAAGTGGGAGGTGTTCGACGGTACTTGCTGGAGGGACCTGAGACGCATGGAGGACATCGAGAGAGCCTACTGTGACCCCCGCAACActcacag TCTGGGTTCTCGGCCAGTGGACTTCCTGACCATGACTAGGGAGTCGGAACCTGTGCGGCGTCAATCTACGGTTTCCACGGTGATGAAGCCGGCGCACTACATCCTTACCACGGAGTGGCGGTGGTTCTACAAGGGTGACCATGAAAACTGGATTGAGTACGGACGACCT GACGATAAGCAGCGTGTGACATCAGTCTCGTCCCGGGATCTGGAAGAGGCTTACCTGGCAGATAGCTCGGCCGAGGTCACTGTCATGAAAGGCCACCGACAATACTATCTTAGTTTCCAAG ACATGTACCAGAGGAACcccaaacacaacactaagaGGAGGGTTCGCCGCCGCCCTCGCTTCGTCTCTGTCACCGAGGTGGAGAACAAGACGGCGCGGTAG